A section of the Clostridium felsineum DSM 794 genome encodes:
- the rpe gene encoding ribulose-phosphate 3-epimerase, whose translation MIKIAPSVLSADFSKLKKQIKQIEKSKAEYIHIDVMDGHFVPNISFGFPIVKTIRSLTSLTIDVHLMIENPSKYVKEFIEAGADIVTVHYEADVHIDRTINLIRSLGAKSSIALNPGTPVNLIENLISEVDMVLIMTVNPGFGGQKFIPYCKNKIEELKKLANKSNENLLIEVDGGIDINNIEEISKLGANVFAVGSSAFKDGDIENNVDKLIKKSIENV comes from the coding sequence ATGATTAAAATAGCCCCTTCAGTTTTAAGCGCAGATTTTTCTAAGCTTAAAAAACAAATAAAACAAATTGAAAAATCAAAGGCTGAATATATTCATATAGATGTTATGGATGGCCATTTTGTACCTAATATATCTTTTGGCTTTCCAATAGTAAAGACTATTAGAAGTCTTACTTCATTAACAATAGATGTTCATTTAATGATTGAAAATCCGTCTAAATATGTAAAAGAGTTTATAGAAGCTGGAGCAGATATAGTTACAGTGCATTATGAGGCAGACGTACATATTGATAGAACAATAAATTTAATCAGAAGTCTTGGCGCAAAATCATCAATTGCCCTTAATCCAGGAACTCCCGTTAATTTGATAGAAAATTTAATATCAGAGGTTGATATGGTTTTAATTATGACTGTAAATCCAGGCTTTGGTGGTCAAAAGTTTATTCCATATTGTAAGAATAAGATTGAAGAGTTAAAGAAACTAGCTAACAAAAGCAATGAAAATTTATTGATAGAAGTAGATGGTGGGATAGATATAAATAATATTGAAGAAATATCAAAGTTGGGAGCAAATGTTTTTGCTGTTGGTTCATCTGCTTTTAAAGATGGGGATATAGAAAACAATGTTGATAAGCTTATAAAAAAGAGTATAGAGAATGTTTAG
- a CDS encoding PTS sugar transporter subunit IIB: MKVLAACGNGMGSSQLIKMKITKVFKKLNVQASVDHLSVGEAKSVAGNYDMIFVSHALAPNFKNSSQKTKVIGLKNLLSEAEIEEKIKEALDVK, encoded by the coding sequence ATGAAAGTATTAGCAGCATGTGGAAATGGAATGGGCTCAAGCCAACTTATAAAGATGAAAATAACTAAGGTTTTTAAAAAATTAAATGTGCAAGCGTCAGTAGATCATTTAAGTGTTGGAGAGGCAAAATCAGTTGCAGGAAATTATGACATGATATTTGTATCACACGCATTAGCACCAAACTTTAAGAATTCTTCACAAAAAACAAAGGTAATAGGGTTAAAAAATCTATTATCAGAGGCTGAGATAGAAGAAAAAATAAAAGAAGCTTTAGATGTAAAATAA
- a CDS encoding PTS ascorbate transporter subunit IIC — MNVFMQGFTIFSNNILTHPEFFVGLIVLIGYLLLRKPFHETLSGFLKAIVGYMLLNVGAGGLVSTFRPLLAGLNDRFHLNAAVIDPYFGLNAVNEGLKTLNIAVSFTMISLLIGFVWNIVLVLFRKQTKIRTLFVTGHIMVQQATTITWIVFMAFPQFRNTTGAIIIGLLSGTYWAVFSNLTVEATQNLTENAGFAIGHQQMIGVWVADKLAGKLGKPEDSVENKKLPGWLAIFNDNVVATSILMLVFFGIIMVVLGEPYLRKIDKVNFPLTLAFPTYIFSKALSFSVYMVVLMTGVRMFVAELTESFRGISDKLLPGAMPGVDCAATYGFTSPNAVTFGFLCGAIGQFIAVAGLLIFKSPIMIIPGFVPLFFDNATIAVFANKRGGVKAAAILTFAQGVIQVLGGAIAASMFGLYKFGGWHGNIDFDTLWPVMGMAMKYLAIPGIVLCLVFMLVIPHLQYRRHKENYFAHMEEE; from the coding sequence ATGAATGTTTTTATGCAAGGTTTTACAATCTTTTCAAATAACATATTAACGCATCCAGAATTTTTCGTTGGTTTAATCGTATTAATTGGTTACTTACTTTTAAGAAAACCTTTTCATGAAACGCTTAGTGGTTTTTTAAAAGCGATCGTAGGATACATGCTTTTAAATGTTGGAGCAGGAGGTCTTGTAAGTACTTTTAGACCATTGCTTGCAGGTCTTAATGATAGATTTCACTTAAACGCTGCGGTTATTGATCCTTATTTTGGACTTAATGCAGTTAATGAAGGGTTAAAAACTCTTAATATTGCAGTTTCATTTACAATGATTTCTTTATTGATAGGATTTGTTTGGAATATTGTTTTAGTATTATTCAGAAAACAGACAAAAATCAGAACTCTTTTTGTAACTGGTCACATTATGGTACAACAAGCAACAACAATAACATGGATTGTATTTATGGCTTTCCCTCAATTTAGAAATACAACTGGTGCAATAATAATTGGTTTACTTTCAGGAACTTATTGGGCAGTGTTCTCTAACTTAACTGTTGAAGCTACTCAAAACTTAACTGAAAACGCTGGTTTTGCAATAGGGCATCAACAAATGATTGGAGTATGGGTAGCAGATAAATTAGCTGGTAAGTTAGGAAAACCAGAAGATTCAGTTGAAAATAAAAAGCTTCCAGGTTGGCTTGCAATATTCAATGATAACGTGGTTGCAACAAGTATACTAATGTTAGTGTTCTTTGGAATAATAATGGTAGTACTTGGTGAGCCATATTTAAGAAAGATAGATAAAGTAAATTTCCCATTAACGTTAGCATTCCCAACATATATTTTCTCTAAGGCATTATCTTTTTCAGTATATATGGTTGTATTAATGACAGGTGTTAGAATGTTCGTTGCTGAATTAACAGAATCCTTTAGAGGTATTTCTGATAAATTACTTCCAGGTGCTATGCCAGGAGTTGATTGTGCAGCTACATATGGATTTACATCACCTAATGCAGTAACTTTTGGTTTCTTATGTGGAGCTATAGGACAATTTATAGCAGTAGCAGGATTATTAATATTTAAGTCACCAATAATGATAATACCAGGCTTCGTTCCACTATTCTTTGATAATGCAACAATAGCAGTGTTCGCAAATAAAAGAGGTGGAGTAAAAGCAGCAGCTATTTTAACCTTCGCACAAGGTGTTATTCAAGTATTAGGCGGAGCTATCGCAGCATCAATGTTTGGCTTATACAAATTCGGTGGTTGGCATGGAAATATAGATTTTGATACATTGTGGCCAGTAATGGGAATGGCGATGAAATACTTAGCAATACCAGGAATAGTATTATGTTTAGTGTTTATGCTAGTAATACCACATCTTCAATATAGAAGACATAAAGAAAATTACTTTGCGCATATGGAAGAAGAATAA
- a CDS encoding PTS sugar transporter subunit IIA produces MEENIKLKVEAKDWIDSMKKSGKLLVNSGFIKEGYIDLTIKNVEENGPYIVIAPGLALSHYRPDETVLKTGLSLITLTEPLNFNSENDPVDIVLTLASTSDDDHLNLLQKLSCYLSEDGKMDRIRNCTNPGELAKEINEYEVEF; encoded by the coding sequence TTGGAGGAAAATATTAAGCTTAAGGTAGAAGCAAAAGACTGGATTGATTCTATGAAAAAGTCTGGTAAATTACTAGTTAATTCAGGATTTATTAAAGAAGGTTACATTGATCTAACAATTAAAAATGTTGAGGAAAATGGACCATATATTGTAATAGCACCAGGACTTGCACTTTCACACTATAGGCCTGATGAAACCGTTTTAAAAACTGGCTTGAGTTTAATAACGCTAACTGAACCATTGAATTTTAATAGTGAAAATGATCCAGTAGATATTGTTTTAACCCTAGCATCTACAAGTGATGATGATCATTTGAATTTACTTCAAAAATTAAGCTGTTATCTTTCAGAAGATGGAAAAATGGATAGGATTCGTAATTGTACAAATCCAGGGGAATTAGCAAAGGAAATAAACGAATACGAAGTGGAATTTTAA
- a CDS encoding sugar-binding transcriptional regulator: MNEYDSLNENEKINLLASVATLYYEREMTQSEIAERLFTSRSKISRLLKEAREKKIVEIIIKEPWERMLEIENEFLTRFKLKDIRVLNTRGIPYIETLKKLGEIAAYYIDGVMNKNIILGMSWGNTIYHTVNSLKTNKNIPITVVQIMGAALKDKPEIDGIDLAKRFASVYGGKYHYIYAPLFVKDKSMRDSLIQDPYISDTLSLAKKSTVVLTSVGSVDSTISNQAWNNYISSYTQYTLQSNGAVGHIGGHFYDIEGKEVDAQLDDNIIGIDLKDFQKVPNVICIAGSAEKGAAILGAIRGGYIDTLIIDDTAALKVLQIDNQK, translated from the coding sequence ATGAATGAGTATGATAGTTTAAATGAAAACGAGAAAATTAATCTTTTGGCCAGTGTAGCAACACTATATTATGAGAGAGAGATGACTCAATCAGAAATTGCTGAACGTTTGTTTACCTCTCGATCTAAAATTTCAAGACTATTAAAAGAAGCTAGAGAGAAGAAGATTGTAGAGATAATTATAAAAGAGCCTTGGGAAAGGATGCTAGAAATAGAAAATGAATTTCTAACTAGATTTAAATTGAAAGATATAAGAGTGTTAAACACAAGAGGGATTCCTTATATAGAAACATTAAAAAAGCTTGGGGAAATTGCCGCATATTATATTGATGGTGTTATGAATAAAAATATTATCTTGGGAATGTCCTGGGGAAATACTATTTATCATACGGTTAATAGCCTGAAAACTAATAAAAATATACCTATTACAGTAGTTCAGATAATGGGTGCTGCATTAAAGGATAAGCCAGAAATAGATGGTATAGATCTTGCTAAGCGTTTTGCAAGCGTTTACGGAGGCAAATATCACTATATATATGCCCCACTTTTTGTAAAGGATAAAAGTATGAGAGATAGCTTAATACAAGATCCTTACATATCAGATACGCTATCTTTAGCAAAAAAATCCACGGTAGTTTTAACAAGTGTAGGTTCAGTTGATTCAACAATTTCAAATCAAGCTTGGAATAACTATATAAGTAGCTATACACAATATACGCTTCAATCTAATGGCGCTGTAGGTCATATAGGAGGGCATTTCTACGATATAGAAGGAAAAGAAGTAGATGCACAGTTAGATGATAATATTATAGGTATAGATTTAAAAGACTTTCAGAAGGTGCCTAACGTAATATGTATAGCTGGATCAGCTGAAAAGGGTGCCGCCATTTTAGGGGCTATTAGAGGTGGCTATATTGATACTTTAATTATTGATGATACTGCTGCTTTAAAGGTACTACAGATTGATAATCAAAAGTAG
- the fsa gene encoding fructose-6-phosphate aldolase, with protein sequence MKIFIDTANVEEIKAASKLGVLSGVTTNPSLIAKEGRDLKEVIEEICSIVNGPISAEVISLEACKMIAEARELAKLHENIVIKVPMCADGLEAVSVLSKEGIKTNVTLIFSPLQALLAARAGASFVSPFLGRLDDIGNPGIEVVRQIVDIFEIHNIKTEVISASVRNPMHVLDVAMAGSHIATIPYGVIIQMTKHTLTDQGIEKFLKDYDKAFGDKK encoded by the coding sequence ATGAAAATATTTATAGATACAGCTAATGTAGAAGAAATAAAAGCGGCAAGCAAACTAGGTGTGTTATCAGGTGTAACTACAAACCCTTCATTAATTGCTAAGGAAGGCAGAGACTTGAAGGAAGTTATAGAGGAAATCTGTTCTATAGTAAATGGACCTATAAGTGCTGAGGTTATTAGCTTAGAAGCTTGTAAAATGATTGCTGAAGCTAGAGAGTTGGCTAAGCTGCATGAAAATATAGTAATAAAGGTTCCAATGTGCGCAGATGGTTTAGAAGCAGTAAGTGTTTTATCCAAAGAAGGAATAAAGACAAACGTAACATTAATATTTTCACCACTTCAAGCTTTACTAGCAGCAAGAGCTGGTGCGTCTTTTGTAAGTCCTTTTCTTGGAAGACTAGATGATATAGGAAATCCAGGAATAGAAGTAGTAAGACAAATTGTAGATATATTTGAAATACATAATATAAAAACAGAAGTAATATCTGCAAGTGTGAGAAATCCAATGCATGTTTTAGATGTAGCAATGGCAGGTTCACATATTGCAACAATTCCATACGGAGTAATTATACAAATGACAAAGCATACCTTAACAGATCAAGGAATTGAGAAGTTTTTGAAAGATTATGATAAGGCTTTTGGAGATAAAAAATAA